One window from the genome of Desulfobacterales bacterium encodes:
- a CDS encoding GatB/YqeY domain-containing protein: protein MTLQEKIKQDLAGAIKARDEERKSAIRVILGEFSRGGKKGLPDDEVIAILKKLIKSEREVLQQKGALPDSPFIGVVEGYLPQMAATEEIAAWIRSNIDFSQFQNKMQAMKPVMAHFGSRADGNAVKDILKEM, encoded by the coding sequence GTGACACTTCAAGAGAAAATCAAACAGGACCTGGCCGGAGCGATCAAAGCAAGGGATGAAGAAAGAAAATCAGCCATTCGGGTGATTCTCGGGGAGTTCAGCCGGGGTGGTAAAAAAGGGTTGCCCGACGATGAAGTCATCGCTATTCTAAAAAAATTGATTAAGTCCGAACGGGAAGTGTTGCAGCAAAAGGGGGCGCTGCCGGATTCCCCTTTTATCGGCGTTGTTGAGGGCTATCTGCCGCAAATGGCCGCAACCGAAGAGATCGCAGCCTGGATTCGGTCCAACATCGATTTTTCCCAATTTCAAAATAAAATGCAGGCCATGAAGCCGGTGATGGCGCATTTTGGCTCACGGGCGGACGGCAATGCGGTCAAAGACATTTTGAAAGAAATGTAA
- the hemE gene encoding uroporphyrinogen decarboxylase, with product MTHLKNDLFLRACKRLPVERTPIWVMRQAGRYLPEYRAVRETADFFTMCQTPELAAQVTLQPVDLIGVDAAIIFSDILVIPQAMGMELEMYEGRGPVFPHPIRTRADAKMLKDIDPTVELKYVLDAVALTKRELAGRVPLIGFCGSPWTLMAYMVEGQGSKNFSKVKSLIYNDPKLAHALLDKIANAAALFLSAKIEAGANAVQIFDTWGGLLAYDDFKTFSLQYMEKIIAQIRRTDEPVILFAKGVHSDFNLLADSGADVIGLDWVADIGMVRAQIGHRVALQGNLDPTVLYADPATIEAQAKRVLDAYGHGTGHVFNLGHGILPDIPPENLKSLVTFVQTESAMYH from the coding sequence GTGACTCATCTAAAAAACGATCTCTTTTTGCGCGCGTGTAAACGGTTACCGGTTGAAAGAACGCCCATATGGGTAATGCGTCAAGCCGGTCGCTATTTGCCGGAATACAGAGCGGTGCGGGAAACAGCGGATTTTTTCACCATGTGTCAAACGCCGGAGCTGGCCGCGCAGGTCACGCTTCAACCGGTGGATTTAATCGGGGTGGATGCCGCCATTATTTTTTCGGACATTCTCGTGATACCCCAAGCCATGGGAATGGAACTTGAAATGTATGAGGGAAGGGGCCCGGTGTTTCCTCATCCCATTCGAACCCGGGCGGACGCAAAAATGTTGAAAGACATTGATCCGACGGTTGAGCTAAAATATGTTCTAGATGCCGTGGCATTGACAAAGCGGGAATTGGCCGGGCGAGTACCGCTCATCGGTTTCTGCGGGTCACCCTGGACGTTGATGGCGTATATGGTGGAAGGACAGGGCTCGAAAAATTTCTCAAAAGTTAAAAGCTTGATCTATAATGACCCCAAACTTGCCCATGCGCTTTTGGATAAAATTGCGAATGCGGCGGCCCTCTTTTTATCTGCAAAGATTGAAGCCGGCGCCAACGCGGTTCAGATTTTCGACACCTGGGGGGGGCTTCTGGCCTACGACGATTTCAAAACCTTTTCCCTGCAATATATGGAAAAAATAATCGCTCAGATTCGCCGGACCGATGAACCCGTCATTTTATTCGCCAAGGGCGTTCACTCCGATTTCAACTTGCTGGCCGACAGTGGCGCCGATGTCATCGGCCTGGACTGGGTCGCCGACATCGGCATGGTCCGGGCGCAGATTGGGCACAGGGTCGCGCTTCAGGGAAACCTTGATCCGACCGTGCTTTACGCCGACCCGGCAACCATCGAGGCACAGGCAAAACGGGTTTTGGACGCTTATGGCCACGGCACGGGGCATGTATTTAATCTGGGGCATGGGATTCTGCCGGATATTCCACCCGAGAATTTAAAATCCCTGGTAACCTTCGTTCAAACGGAAAGCGCGATGTATCACTAG